Genomic DNA from Epinephelus moara isolate mb chromosome 24, YSFRI_EMoa_1.0, whole genome shotgun sequence:
CACTACTGATTAAATGTTTAAAGGGCTCGCTGTCTACACATTACTGTAActaggttgttgttttttttaaatttgttttatttcatttaatctATTTCTTTCCATCTTTCCCTGTAACTCTGCTGCGCACACATTGTGTACTTGTAATGCCAGTATCTGTTGCGTGAATCGAGGTTTTCTGATAACATCAAGGCCCAGTCACACCAGGAAGTGGCACCAGAGTGATACTTTCATGTGATGATGAGATTACAGGCTGTTTCAGGAGCGAGTGGTGAAACTGGGTACACTGGATTAACCAGTTCCCAGCATGCATTGAGCAAGATGCAGGCTACAGCACCTGCAAGAGTAGGCGATGACAAtaatggttgtttttaaatcttttatcAGAACGTTCATTCTGATTTTACTTAAATTATCTCTTTATCATATGTCATGCTACTGGAATTGATTTTCATGCATCgtaaacatttgtgttttccACATTGTTTACATTCGTTTGTCACTGTATTGGACCGCTTTTATTTGCGTCATCTCTTTTCACCAGTTTAATGACACCTGACTGCAGAAACAGCGGCATCCACTGTCATTAGCGTAATATTATTAGCTGTAATATTAGCATAAAGGTAGTGGATGGAGACGCACATTTATTcgcattttcttttaataatgtCAGTTGAAACATTTAAGCACACATGTATCACAACTGACTGCGACACATACCGATGTGACTGGACCCGTTTTAATGATTATGTGTTTTAGTGGATATGTTTAGTGTCTAAATTGTTTATTACTTGAGAAGAAACCCTGAATTAAAGCCGGAGCACCCTCACGCGACTGATTCTTCCTCTCAGAGACAGCAGACTGTAAATATgctgctcaggaggtttttcttCCAAATAAAATTACACTTCCTCGTCTGAGTCTTCACCTTCAGTTTAAGCCACGTCTTCAGGAGGCGTTCAACCAGTGTAGGAATTAAAATCTTGGCTCTCTGTTTGACACGCGAGACAAAACGCTGCAGTTTAACCCAGACTGATGTATCCGGATACAAACAGCACACCTCTTCTTGTTGTCCTTTATGTTATGCCCTCAGGCTGTATGTGACACTGAGCTCATGTTCCATAAAGTTTACTAACGGTCATAAAAGATCTTTATTATTCAGACACAGAGGCTCCATGTAGACTGATTTCATCTGTGATTTAAAGCTGTGAAATGGAGCCACTGTGACTTTCAGCTCTGCACGCTGGGTCGCCTCTTCCTccacattttacagctaaacaaacgctgctctctgctgtgacGTGATTTTTGTGTGTCTAAGTGTTTTCCCAAAGCCTGGGGTTttattagcatgctaaaacaTGAATTAGCCTTGATAGTTATTTACTCTTCTTTCAGTTAACATTAATTCATAAAAGCAATAATTTAAAATGGTTGTAGTGTGTCAAGTACACAGACAACTACCAcactgttaatttttttttgcattcatgACTTGccaaatatattaatatttcattggATCAGAACTTAGTTTGGCTAATTAAATGCTAACCTGCTGTTTCAGTTCATACTGTTCATTTTTCAGACTTTGcttgccaacattttttttaaatattagaGCCCTTTAATTTTATGACCTGTCTGTTAAACTGCCTTCACTCTAccttcttcttttctctttgctCCCTCGGCCATTTTGCATCCTGAATAATCAGATATGGTTAAATAATAGGGAACAAAATGGCGTGACTTTACCCAAACATACTTGTTTTgactccctcctcttctctacGAACCTTCAGACAACTATAAACACTTATAAAGTCTAAGTCTGTGCTTCGTAAGGCTGGGCAGTGGAGAGCTAACAGGCTATGGCTAAGAAAAGGCTAACGCTAGCCACCAGACTGCCATAAAAAGGCAAATAGTGAGCCAGCTGTAGCGAGCTGACTGATTTAAAGTTTGCTAGGCTAACTGCTAGCCGGTTAAAAGGTAGCAAAGTGACACCTAAACACAACTAACCAGTGGTTATTAGCCAGTTAACAGTTAGCCAGCTGACAGGCACAAAGCTAACAGGTAGATGCTTCAGTCAGGGTCGCTAGGATTAGTTTTTCTGATTAATCGTGTGATAATTTAAGTCAAAAGTAACAACGAAATGCTCCCCGATGATCCCAAaactaaaacataaaacaggatTGTTTCATAGTGATATGAAACACAGTTTAGAAagctaattgtttttttttttagtgttacaAGGACAtatctgactgtatctgaccCAACAACTGTCCGCAGATATAACCCTGTAAGACTAACATCATACAAAGTTATTTTTGGTGTCGATTAATCAGCTCAGCTAAAAAGATTCTGTGGTAGAAACATAAAAAAGCCTTGTTCCCTCCGTCAGCACCATGTTTGTGGATGTGTCTGAGTGTTTGGAGCTACAGAGTGATGATTGTCTGAGCAGCCCCGCCATCATCCTAAACGTGTGGTCACTTCCTGCTCACAATGTGTCCGTTTCTAAGAATTTGAGGAGTCTGAACGCACCCAGGTTTATCTATAAAGTATCCTTCAGTGCGGCGAACATCGCAGCCCGGCTGTTTGTTGCACATCTTAACACCCCGAAGCTCACTGCGTTTGTCCTGAATGCACTCCCAACAACGCTGTGAAAACCAGCgtgaaataaaacaaacgcTTTTCAAAACTGGACAAAACCAGTTTTATTTTAGTTCCAGCTGGTTTGCTCACGAGCGGCAACTCCCACTGCAGCGAGCGGGGTGCGTTCACTCTCAGCTGACCAGTTTGGGCAGCACCGTCCGAGGCTGGATGTTTCCGTTGGCATCGGTGATCGCTGCCAAGTTAGTCCTGGttttggaggaggaggacgtgGTGGTTGAGGAGGTGGTGGCGAGCTTGGAGATGGAGGTGATGGCGCCGTCGGTGGTGGTGGTGCCCCGTTTAGAGGAGGAGGTCTTCTCTGTGGTGGTTCCCGTCGGCGGCTTGGGGAGTCGTCTCCTCAGCCACGGGTGGCGCAGCGCCTGGCTGGGTGTCATCCTGAGCGCAGGGTCCCACTCCAGACATTGTTTGAGGAAGTCCAGGAACAGCGGGTCATCGCAGCCCTTCAGTGCCGTGCTCCATTCCTTGCTGCCTGGTGGGCCGCGTACCTTCCCTCGCCGTGAGCGGCCACCGTTCAGCACGGTGGTGCCGTCGGGCAGCGTGGTGACGGTGCAGTACCGGGGGTATCCTTTAGATGACACAAAGTTCTTGGCTCTCTTGGAGGCGTCAAGGAGCTTCTGGCTTGGCATGCCCAGAAGTTCAATGATGCAGGCCAGCTGGTCTGCTTCGTCTTCGCCCGGCAACAGTGGGTAACCGGTCAGCAGCTCTGCCAGGATGCAGCCAAGAGACCACATGTCGATTGGCATCCCATACCTGGCACCTGGAAGACACAGATCAAAACCTGGAGTCATCAAAATGATCTGCTCATTAATTGTTTGATAATTTTCATGGATAATCCATTACATACGtatatgcctggttcacactacacaacctAAGACTTCAACTAGCTGACCAGTTTTGGAGCTCCCTGACAAAAGCCCACATCAGAGGTACATAGGCGTTAGCGCAGTGCTCACAAGAGCAGAGCTTTAGCACCATGTGTGAACTGATCCAAAGCCCAGTTCAGAGCAAAGATCGACGACGAgatgaaaccgttttagaatAGCATAGGTGTGAACTGGCAATGACCTCATCTGACAAAGTGACTGTCGGAACAGACAaacatgttgtgttgtgtgaacCCGGCTTTAGCTGTAATGTTAAGTCTGTGTAAAGCTGAGAAAATGTTGACTCTGCAGAGTTTCAGAAAGTTTGATTCTTGTGGCTGGTATGAACTGAGACTAGTGGCCAAAAATGAAGTGAAAAGCTGAAGGAGCAGCTCATTAACATGTGTTGACTCAGTGTCGACCAAAGGCTGCTTTCAGTTGGTCCGTCTTACCTAGAATGACCTCTGGCGCTCGGTAGAACCTGGACTGGATGTAGGTGTAAACTCTCTGATGTTCATAACAGCTCGAACCAAAATCTATGACCTGGGAGGAGATAGGAGAAACAGAATGTTTTATGGatggaaaacacaaacatacaaaactGTTAGAAAGTTTGGAATCATGTCTTTTGGGGGCCAAAACTATAAGAAAGGTAAATAACACGTggattaaattgtttttatcactgttAAAAAAGTTGTTATTGAAGGAAAGAAGACCATCATCAATATAAACTACAAACTTTTCAATAGTTGTGTCAGTGGTTCCTTCTTGAAAGCAAACAGATCATTTTTGGGTCTCACCTTGATGCCGCTGCGTCCCTGCTGCTTGAGTAAAATGTTCTCGGGCTTGAGGTCGCAGTGGATGATGCGGTTCTTGTGCAGCGAGTCGAGACACTGCAGGATGGAGTGGGCGAACTTCCTGACCAGCGGGAGGCTGAAGCCCTGGAACTTGTTCTTCTTGATGAGCTCGTACAGGTTCATGCTGAGCAGCTCAAAGGTCATGCAGATGTGGTTCCTGAAGGTGAAGTTCTCCAGCATGTGGATGACGTTCATGCTGGAGTCCTTGTCCTGCTTCCTCAGGTGCTCCAGGATGCGGATCTCCTCTGCCGCCTGCCGGTGGAAGCGCTTCTCGTTGCGGACCATCTTCAGAGCCACGTGGGTCTGAGACTTGTGGTCGAAGGCCTTCACCACCTGCAGCAGGACGAGAAACACTTTGTTCGTCTCAAACCCTTCAAGACCAGGTGGTTCTTACCATGAtcagatgaaaacaaaacttaTGATGGAATATTTTTTTGCGTTTCTGGACAAACATCACACATCTGTTTCCTTCCAGCTAACGTCTTTAAATCCACTTTTACCCTGTAAAGGgagagttcagattttttgatgTGGGGTTGTACAATGATTCAGTTGCCTTTCTATGCTCTCataaaagccaccagactccagtGACAACTATAATccccaccctgtggttgtatgactccgcccaccagtccaccctgtggttgtatgactccgcccaccagtccaatgtctctgacagtctccgtccatgtcagtgaaaacatggatgcttcacacacagaagatctatacaatcagcacagtttcaagattagagtcaccaattcagtatctgaccaaatgtctccccttctgttcctgagatatgacgttaaaacatgatgatgtcacagtcaagctgacctttgaccttttgaccttcatcattttatcctgttagacatttgtgtcaagtttggtcagaattagtgcatgaattcttcagttatggacaaaaacatgttttgtgaggtcacactgaccttcgaccaccaaattctaatccgCCTATTCTtcagtcaaagtggacgtttgtgtcaaatttaaaaagaaattccctcacacTGTTCtagagatatcacattcacaagaataacACAGATGAGGTCAAacagaccttgacctttgacctacaaccaccaaaatcgaatcagtgcatcgttgagtcaaagtggacgtttgtgccaaattagatagaaattcccttaaggtgttcttgaaatatcatgttcacaaggatgggacggaCTTGCAGACATAcggacggacaacccgaaaacataatgcccccACAAAGGCATAAATCTATACTATACACACTGCAACATGCATCGTACATCGTAGGATCAACCTTCATTAGTCATACTCGTAGTACATCAGTAGTGCTGTTACTGGTTGTACCTGTCCGAAGCTGCCCTTGCCGATGACCTTAAGGACTTCGTAGCGGTAGGAGATTTGGTCATGTGGAACGTGGATGTAGGATCCCTGATCATCGTCATAGCCGCCGTTGTTGGCTCCTCCCATGACCCCTGACCTCTTCTTAGCATTTGGACCAACGAAATACACTGAGAGGGAAGAAGTAcgtgattattttcattgatcAGTTGATGGATCGGTTTATTGGTTTGTTATCACAGTCTAAAGCCGCACACCTTCAGGGAAGCTGAAGACCTCTTGGTGTTCGAACGATGACATCTTGGACATGAACTGCTTCATGGCCTGCTCCGGGGTCAGCGGCGTGGGCTTTGGCTTGCTGTCCGTCGACTTGGTGGAGGCGGCGCTGCTCTGCCGGCAGTGGTGGGGGGGCTCTGAGGTCGAGGTCTGGCGGTCCGGCAGCGGCAGACCCGGCCGGGCGGAGCTGAGAGGAGCCAGGCCGTTGGGCTGGGAGGTCAGGACAGGACGCTTGTTGGTGTTCTCCTCGTACAGCTGGGTGATCTGGACCTGCGACTGAGACTGCAGCTGGACGGCGTCCGACATGACAGCTTTAGAGCCTCCCTGAGGAGAAACGCAGGGAGAGAGACGTCAGATCAGCTGTGGGACAGCAACGTATGATTACTGCTGTTGACGAAGACTGacaggagaggacaggaggagcaggactggaaggagaggacaggaggagcgGGACTGGAAGGAGAGGATAGGAAGAGGATGGTGGACAAATGAAAGGTCAACAGAAGAAGAGACgagcagaggagggggaggtggagaAGAGGGGAATGAAGGAGCAGgataggaggaggaggtgggaggaaAGATGGAAGACCAACCGAAGAAccgaggaggagaaagaggcagaggaggaggaggagaactgacatgagaggacaggaggaggaaggtggACAGAAGAAAGACCAATAGACGAGTCAAGAGACGagcaaaggaggaggaggggaaggaagGAGTAGAAtaggaggaggagaagtggAAAGTAGGGGGtaaggaggaggacaggagtAGGGTGAGACATGAATACTGACagaagaggacaggaggaggaggactgacagaagaggacaggaggaggaggactgacagaagaggacaggaggacGACACACGAGGCAAAAACGTGAGAATCAAACCTCCAGAAGACAGCCAGTTAACCCTTTCCTGACTGATGTTGACAAAATAATAACTGTTAATCCTCAGATGTCGGGATGTtcttgaacacaacacagagcCTGTCCTCTGCTGGACGATCTCAGATCAATAACGTCCATTAATTAATCATCAGTTCCCTCCAACAGTCTCATAACTGATGACAGAGGgacagctgtctgtctctgttattGTCTATCACTCAGTGACTCACCCCTTGTTGCCGTGGTGACCAGCACACCTGGGTCCTTTCAGATAACAgaggttcacacacacacacacacacacacacacacacacacacacacacacacacacacacacacactgcagctcagTTCAAAGGCCTactgtttgagtgtgtgtgtctgttgtaaTCCCTCCAATCAGTGGattaaagtgtcaaaaaaaGGAAGTGACTCAAGAgatgaaaccaaaacaataacaaacaccACAGTCAGAgccgcctgtgtgtgtgtgtgtgtgtgtgtgtgtgtgttgtcagtaGCTACAGTGATACATGAGAACTAAGTGCTGACTCCTTCTTTACCTGAcaacaccttcacacacacacacacacacacacacacacacacacactcacacacaatcaACCagcaatgtttttgttttgctgtgacaTACGCTGCAGCTAACAGATATTTTTCTGATCGATTCATCCACCAACTGATAAAATATTAAGTTTTTAGAAAAGTGATTGAAGCAGAGAATCCTCACACTCAGGGGCCACGTCCTCGAGGTATTTTTCTCTTCACAGTAAACAATCATACACTGACGAATTTCCCAGAAGGCAGCCCTGAGCTGTTGATGGTAAAAGTGTCAGTGCTACGACAGTATCACTGATATCACTGGTAAACTACTGATATTTCTCGGTTATAAAAGGTTGTAAATGTGCTCTGGCCACTTTGTAGATGCCTCACTCATTAAATATGTGGTGACTGATAACTGATAAGGACGTTCTGATCGTCTCCTTGAAGCTTAATGTTagtatgaataaataaaaaccttcACTATAATATCTCACGGGAAAACCCTGCTAAAGCTAACAGCCTAATGCTGCATCAGAGCCTTTATACCAttagagtgagtgtgtgtgtgttgtgtgtgtgttttgtgtgtgtgtgtgtgtgtgtgtgtgtgtccgtcctTCACACCAGCCtataaaccaatcagctgtttaAAGCATCCTGGAGCAGAGGGCTATAATTAGCCGCgtggctgcagctgactgtttcagagaactgctgctcggCTCGTTGCCTTGCAAAGCTAACCACATGCTAACTCGCTAACTGCAGCTCGCCCTCTGAAGCCAGCAGGGCTCTGAGGCAGCAGGTCCGTGTCGGGGAACAGACGGCTTCACGTGGTCGCCGTCGACCTTCAGAAGCCAAACTGTAACTATAGCAACGGGCTGACTCCAGCTGAGAGAGCTGGTGGTTGATGGATTTAAatggcatttctgtgtgtatgtagaGAACAAAAAGCAGCCGTACGTCTGATGAACCTCGTCTGTGATTTATCTGCTGATGACCCCAAAAATAGACGCAGTTCAACCAGGACGCTCTGGCACATGTTTCCATACATGTCTCTGATGTTCCTTTAGGTTTCAAAGAGAAGCGCTTGTGTTTTATATAAAAGTGCTGAAGGTTCTCTGTTCCTATGTTCTTACTTCAGTAGATTTTACGTACAAACTCCTCATTTTTTCATTCGCTAAAACGCACCATGTTATCTCCCCTGATAAAGCTACAATGTGATGATGCGATCGGGCCTCTGATCAGTAACCTACTGTACTGACTCATGTTGATGTTGACCCGATGATGCTGGACTGTCCTGTGAGCAGCTTTGCAAAAGTTTTGTTGATTTGAAAATACGACACTCAGTCTGTTTCCATGACgacagagaaaatggatttattgtgtcagacttttaaaaatacacgtaaacatgttagtgcgacttaaaccggacttttaaaatacacgtaaacatgttagtccgacttaaatcggacttttaaaatacacgtaaacatgttagtccgacttaaaccggactttcaaaatacacgtaaacatgttagtgCAACTTAAACcggactttcaaaatacacgttAAAATGTTAGTACAACTTTAACCGGACTTTTAAGATacacgtaaacatgttagtccaactttaaccggacttttaaaatacacgtaAACATGTTAATGCGACTTTAACcggactttcaaaatacacgtaaacatgttagtccgactttaaccggacttttaaaatacacgtaAACATGTTGGTGCGACTATACcggactttcaaaatacacgtaaACACGTTAGTCCGACTTAAACcggactttcaaaatacacgtaaacatgttagtgCAACTTAAACcggactttcaaaatacacgttAAAATGTTAGTCCAACttaaaccagacttttaaaatacacgtaaacatgttagtACAACTTTAACCGGACTTTTAAGATacacgtaaacatgttagtACAACTTtaaccggacttttaaaatacacgtaAACATGTTAATGCGACTTTAACCGGACTTAAAAAATAtacgtaaacatgttagtccgacttaaaccggacttttaaaatacacgtaaacatgttagtccgacttaaaccagacttttaagatacacgtaaacatgttagtccgacttaaaccagacttttaaaatacacgtaaacatgttagtccgacttaaaccagacttttaaaatacacgtaAACATGTTGGTGCGACTTAAACCggattttcaaaatacatgtaaacatgttagtccgacttaaaccggacttttaaaatacacgtaaacatgttagtccgacttaaaccagacttttaagatacacgtaaacatgttagtccgactttaaccggacttttaaaatacacgtaaacatgttagtgCGACTTcaaccggacttttaaaatacaagtAAACATGTTGGTGCGACTTAAACCggattttcaaaatacacgtaaacatgttagtccgaattaaaccggacttttaaaatacacgtaaacatgttagtccgacttaaaccagacttttaagatacacgtaaacatgttagtccgactttaaccggactttcaaaatacacgtaaacatgttagtccgacttaaaccggacttttaagatacatgtaaacatgttagtgagacctaaaccggacttttaaaatacatgtaaacacgtTAGTCCGGCTTAAAGCAGACTTTTAAGATacacgtaaacatgttagtccaacTTTAACCGGATTAAGATacacgtaaacatgttagtccaactttaaccggacttttaaaatacacgtaaacatgttagtgCGCCTTTAACcggactttcaaaatacacgtaaACATGTTTGTGCGACttaaaccggacttttaaaatacatgtaaacatgttagtgcgACTAACATGTTTAGTGAATGCATGCATGCAgtgaatttgtcacagtgggactaacacacccagatcatgtgactcctgcatgtatacagtcaatcagacccaaactggccgaggcgctctgagcatgctccacagtttccgcgccgggctttgacccggaagtccaatagcattaaatgtgtaagagaagaagaagccggtaacaacatggagaaatctacatccagagccgtgactttttggacggaccaaatgtacagagctgtaaagttgtccaccatggtagcagttagctgctagctaaccgtagctaacttgtttgtccattgtttggtctgtgacgtaataggtcaacaggaaaaaggtccaatactaacaagctgaaagggggcatatctccacctatcgtagaggagtcgcacatacttggctcaataaatggattcccctcccgtgcttgtatactgggacaaggacagtaggccagttagatgtcctcgtccagctgggactggagctccacttcactgtgtgtgtgatttccgCTCTGTGTTGCATAATTATTGCAGTGATGTCTCGGGCGTGAAATCTTTCCATAGTGGTATAAATTACAAAACAGTACTGTTGTTCTCAAGGTTTGGAGGAAATATAAGAATGTTTTAATGTGCTTTTTTGTCATGTCAAACCAAGAACTTAAAAATATACCGACTAATTTGACAGTTGTTCATACGTGATGCTGCTGACACATGTCAGCCTGCGCTCACAGTAAAGGTATCAAGGTTCAACACAAAGTGCTGATCACCACCAAATCTGTTaccatgtgtgtgttcttttaATGATTAGAGTTCACACTGTTACCACCACATTTGGGGGGTTGTAAAGCCGCCAATGACATCATTAATGCGGTAAATTAGAAAGAAaggtgtgagtgagtgtgcgTACCGTCAGGGGATGGTGGTTGTTGTTGCGAAGTCGCGGCAGTGCGACAGGCGACGTTGTCTGAGAGCCACTGTGACCTGGAGAGTAAACCTGCTCGACCGCTTTgcctgaaaatgaatgaaagagaGACGATAGTTAAGTttcatttttctgattatttttattcaggTGAAAAGATGAACATCAGTTTAATTTCCATGTGTCCAGTACTGAGAAAAATCCAGCATCACAAGTTACAGCGTGCAGCCCAACATGGCGTCTGcagtttgtttctgtcattAACAGTGAAAATCCAAAGATGTTCAATTGTATTattatataaaacagaaaaggagTAAATAATCACGTGAGAAGCTGTGAATGTTTTTGCATgtcttgtctctgtgtgtattgtTCAGCCTCTCACTCTTCAGCTCCTTAAACCCAGTGTtcagcctagcttagcacaaagactggaggcaGGGGGAAACTCTTAGCCTGGCTGCgtcatttacagtaaaacaagagACACTGTGGTCTCAGCAGCTGTTAGCGCTGCAGCTATCTGCTCAAGTCTTGTCCTCACAGCGAGGTTGCCAGGTTTGACAACATGATAGAGTATCAACCTTTCAGAGTACAAGATGTGTCGATGCCTCCCCTCAGCAGATCAAATATCACACGACACGACCACCACCAAAAGAGCTCGTTACGTAACGCACATATCAGGATGCTTGTCAAGCTCCCAAAATACTCGAAAGTGGTCTGAATCCCTCAGACGGACTCAAGTGTTTTCACAGAGAGATCAGAGTTAGATTCGATATGTTTAGACTCAACAGAGACGGACGCTTGTGGCCTTTATCGCCCTCCATATATAACAGTTATTTTAAAGATGTGCCAGCGCACCACATCTTAAATCCCTGAAAGCATCAATCACAGTTAATCATGAACTCGGACAACCTCCAGTGCTCCGGCTGATACTTCTCCACATCCAGCAGCAGCGCTCACACTGATCAAGCAAATGATTATCTATTTCTACAAGCTTAAAATAATCTATTTAAATAATCAGAGTGGGTTAAGCT
This window encodes:
- the dyrk2 gene encoding dual specificity tyrosine-phosphorylation-regulated kinase 2 isoform X1, producing the protein MLTKKPGTSVLPTGKAVEQVYSPGHSGSQTTSPVALPRLRNNNHHPLTGGSKAVMSDAVQLQSQSQVQITQLYEENTNKRPVLTSQPNGLAPLSSARPGLPLPDRQTSTSEPPHHCRQSSAASTKSTDSKPKPTPLTPEQAMKQFMSKMSSFEHQEVFSFPEVYFVGPNAKKRSGVMGGANNGGYDDDQGSYIHVPHDQISYRYEVLKVIGKGSFGQVVKAFDHKSQTHVALKMVRNEKRFHRQAAEEIRILEHLRKQDKDSSMNVIHMLENFTFRNHICMTFELLSMNLYELIKKNKFQGFSLPLVRKFAHSILQCLDSLHKNRIIHCDLKPENILLKQQGRSGIKVIDFGSSCYEHQRVYTYIQSRFYRAPEVILGARYGMPIDMWSLGCILAELLTGYPLLPGEDEADQLACIIELLGMPSQKLLDASKRAKNFVSSKGYPRYCTVTTLPDGTTVLNGGRSRRGKVRGPPGSKEWSTALKGCDDPLFLDFLKQCLEWDPALRMTPSQALRHPWLRRRLPKPPTGTTTEKTSSSKRGTTTTDGAITSISKLATTSSTTTSSSSKTRTNLAAITDANGNIQPRTVLPKLVS
- the dyrk2 gene encoding dual specificity tyrosine-phosphorylation-regulated kinase 2 isoform X2 — translated: MSDAVQLQSQSQVQITQLYEENTNKRPVLTSQPNGLAPLSSARPGLPLPDRQTSTSEPPHHCRQSSAASTKSTDSKPKPTPLTPEQAMKQFMSKMSSFEHQEVFSFPEVYFVGPNAKKRSGVMGGANNGGYDDDQGSYIHVPHDQISYRYEVLKVIGKGSFGQVVKAFDHKSQTHVALKMVRNEKRFHRQAAEEIRILEHLRKQDKDSSMNVIHMLENFTFRNHICMTFELLSMNLYELIKKNKFQGFSLPLVRKFAHSILQCLDSLHKNRIIHCDLKPENILLKQQGRSGIKVIDFGSSCYEHQRVYTYIQSRFYRAPEVILGARYGMPIDMWSLGCILAELLTGYPLLPGEDEADQLACIIELLGMPSQKLLDASKRAKNFVSSKGYPRYCTVTTLPDGTTVLNGGRSRRGKVRGPPGSKEWSTALKGCDDPLFLDFLKQCLEWDPALRMTPSQALRHPWLRRRLPKPPTGTTTEKTSSSKRGTTTTDGAITSISKLATTSSTTTSSSSKTRTNLAAITDANGNIQPRTVLPKLVS